The Acetivibrio saccincola genome window below encodes:
- a CDS encoding Athe_2463 domain-containing protein — protein sequence MKKHIIKILIISLLIQMINITVSASSTNIKTAQESLKVANDFLEENLGYCNYYGEKNVKGHEINQVLAVKGTPAFNNMSIFVYGSEISASSDAIKNAAIKVIQRPDEEGVPQYRCLGYTVEGDLFANPVFPPDYPPSQNVETLNGRWVRDPWNHKHPYIQQWIKTKDFRPDMLYKSTGRRDFFAANIVDGPEPQYFSDGGSVEDYVHIIQPPTMYSWGLGIGFYFHNNGQNLRYKTFLLMPFEMLKKDISVQAESIPVGAGAGRKVLVGINVKSTFTEDETADYEWEIIKKSDGSKIPVEYLGHATKEKGKITIPGENERLMYASFSMPEDDVLVRFVINEDGTSPEEKYLGNNVFEAEIKYVESIFEYDEYDIPYNVLSRDFSFNLSKRPSVADLGSARGSWSGNITGEFKIIRDPRDGLFRKYSEQNNPPVNEVRRSRVERNPIVNFTIERRDFGDDPEGRKWLDINSSTPVVKNGRLFSEGYIQGWDVYECGFEDCELCPHKVLRTAPFNEVTKDLTFNVYVYNGMKNIPSKSFRNEIENNRVDSLNKKMYWESEPYNFNVIRWMCRLDSNGKEYGWTPIDGKYQRTFKQQNSGDIQIKINSPMEIEYMQAREAARQGINRKDLYDKAVFPTDIDLQRFEYPIKSGYYFNPAGKYSFKVETVTYKPVPYDTQEHKDIVNAVINSFNYETDLMYINDYREAVNIKGELLPERGSTFSTRPGRLTARDNIGINGIELVTVLDRNSDELRYTKKVEEIYHEHISGGNTHEYWKMVMEGYAESNTLSSRDNYKYREYVKPGQKMYKITETTEVDIIINKDNINTFTHAHMPDGEYYIRVWMDNIDLGSSSHAYSSLGTLSGVMLDEMYITVKGSMYDD from the coding sequence GTGAAAAAGCATATAATTAAAATACTGATTATTTCTTTACTAATACAGATGATTAATATTACAGTATCAGCAAGCAGCACTAATATAAAAACAGCTCAAGAATCTCTTAAAGTAGCTAATGATTTCTTGGAAGAGAATCTTGGCTATTGTAACTATTATGGAGAGAAGAATGTAAAAGGACACGAAATAAATCAAGTATTAGCTGTTAAAGGTACTCCGGCCTTTAATAACATGTCTATTTTTGTGTATGGTAGTGAAATTAGTGCTAGTAGTGATGCTATTAAAAATGCTGCGATTAAAGTAATTCAAAGACCTGATGAAGAAGGAGTTCCTCAATACAGATGTTTAGGATATACGGTTGAAGGTGATTTGTTTGCAAATCCTGTATTTCCACCAGATTATCCTCCAAGTCAGAATGTAGAAACTCTTAATGGAAGGTGGGTTAGAGATCCTTGGAATCACAAACATCCCTACATTCAGCAGTGGATAAAAACTAAAGATTTTAGGCCTGATATGTTATATAAATCAACCGGACGGAGGGATTTCTTTGCCGCAAATATAGTTGACGGTCCGGAGCCCCAATATTTTTCTGACGGAGGTTCTGTTGAAGATTATGTACATATAATCCAGCCCCCTACAATGTATTCATGGGGGCTGGGAATAGGTTTTTATTTTCACAACAATGGTCAAAATTTAAGATACAAAACCTTTCTCCTTATGCCGTTTGAAATGTTAAAAAAAGATATTTCCGTTCAAGCAGAATCCATTCCGGTTGGTGCCGGAGCAGGAAGAAAAGTTTTAGTTGGAATAAATGTAAAGTCTACATTTACCGAGGATGAGACAGCAGATTATGAATGGGAAATTATAAAGAAAAGTGATGGCTCTAAAATACCTGTAGAATATTTAGGACATGCAACCAAAGAAAAGGGCAAAATCACCATTCCCGGTGAAAATGAAAGATTGATGTATGCAAGTTTTAGTATGCCTGAAGATGATGTTTTAGTGCGTTTTGTTATAAATGAAGACGGTACAAGCCCTGAAGAAAAATATTTAGGAAACAATGTATTTGAAGCAGAAATAAAGTATGTTGAGAGTATTTTTGAATATGATGAATATGACATTCCTTACAATGTACTCTCAAGAGACTTTAGTTTTAATCTTTCAAAAAGACCTTCCGTGGCTGATTTAGGGTCTGCCAGAGGAAGCTGGAGCGGAAATATAACGGGAGAGTTTAAAATAATAAGAGATCCAAGAGACGGGTTGTTTAGAAAGTATTCTGAACAAAATAATCCTCCTGTCAATGAAGTGAGAAGAAGCAGAGTTGAAAGAAATCCTATTGTAAATTTCACCATTGAAAGAAGGGATTTTGGAGATGATCCTGAAGGTAGGAAATGGCTTGACATAAATTCTTCAACCCCGGTGGTTAAAAATGGCCGGCTTTTCTCTGAAGGTTATATACAAGGATGGGATGTTTATGAGTGCGGTTTTGAAGATTGTGAATTATGCCCTCATAAAGTACTTAGAACTGCACCGTTTAACGAAGTAACAAAAGATTTAACGTTTAATGTTTATGTATATAATGGAATGAAAAACATTCCGTCAAAAAGCTTTAGAAATGAAATAGAAAACAACAGGGTAGATTCTCTTAACAAAAAAATGTATTGGGAAAGTGAGCCGTATAATTTTAATGTAATCAGATGGATGTGCCGTTTAGACTCCAACGGAAAAGAATACGGCTGGACACCTATTGACGGAAAATATCAAAGAACTTTTAAGCAGCAAAACAGTGGAGATATACAAATAAAAATAAATAGTCCTATGGAAATTGAATATATGCAGGCAAGGGAAGCAGCAAGGCAAGGTATAAACAGAAAAGACCTGTATGACAAAGCTGTATTTCCAACGGATATAGATCTACAAAGATTTGAGTACCCTATAAAGTCAGGATACTACTTTAACCCTGCCGGAAAATATTCTTTTAAAGTGGAGACGGTAACATACAAGCCTGTGCCTTATGATACACAGGAACACAAAGATATTGTAAACGCCGTTATAAATTCATTTAACTACGAAACAGACCTTATGTACATAAATGACTACAGGGAAGCTGTAAATATAAAAGGAGAACTGCTGCCTGAAAGGGGAAGTACTTTCAGTACACGTCCGGGCAGATTGACGGCACGGGATAACATAGGTATAAACGGGATAGAACTTGTGACGGTGTTAGACAGAAATAGCGATGAGTTACGTTATACAAAAAAAGTTGAAGAAATTTACCATGAACATATAAGTGGAGGAAATACACATGAATATTGGAAAATGGTGATGGAAGGATATGCAGAATCTAACACTTTAAGCAGCAGGGATAATTACAAATACAGAGAGTATGTAAAGCCAGGACAAAAAATGTACAAAATAACAGAAACTACAGAGGTGGATATTATTATAAACAAGGACAATATAAACACTTTTACACATGCACATATGCCGGATGGTGAGTATTACATAAGAGTGTGGATGGACAATATTGATTTAGGAAGCAGCAGCCATGCATATAGCTCATTAGGTACATTAAGCGGGGTAATGCTTGATGAAATGTATATTACGGTAAAAGGCTCTATGTATGATGACTAA
- a CDS encoding S-layer homology domain-containing protein: MKVIKSGGGKVDRERVVWNISQIKEDEMGSISFKVRINSLEEAEIIETVRAAVTQIEGIKNEGYSKSNIEVLLYSGRYESEEVHSRYIQGYADGTFRPDNPITRAEAATIFAKALGLEISKNSQTIYRDVQSDNWAAGYIEAVTNAGLFTGYGNGEFRPGDYITRAEMAAVIFKFLGCEDAEPIQKHFNDLEEHWAQNCIESIYRFDIVKGYGDGSYQPNRNITRAEAVVMINKMLLRRPIDDIEQKKQTFPDVAKTHWAFA; encoded by the coding sequence ATGAAAGTGATAAAGTCCGGTGGAGGAAAAGTGGATAGAGAAAGGGTTGTATGGAATATATCTCAAATTAAAGAAGACGAAATGGGAAGCATATCCTTTAAAGTTAGGATCAACAGCCTTGAGGAAGCAGAGATCATAGAAACGGTAAGGGCTGCAGTAACACAAATTGAAGGTATAAAGAACGAGGGATATTCCAAATCGAATATTGAAGTGTTGCTGTACTCCGGTCGCTATGAGTCAGAAGAAGTACACAGCCGGTATATACAAGGTTATGCAGATGGAACCTTTAGACCTGATAACCCAATAACAAGAGCTGAAGCAGCAACAATATTTGCGAAGGCGCTGGGACTTGAGATAAGTAAAAATTCTCAGACAATTTATAGAGATGTACAGTCTGATAATTGGGCTGCAGGATATATAGAGGCTGTAACAAATGCAGGTTTGTTTACCGGGTATGGAAACGGGGAGTTCCGTCCGGGGGATTATATAACAAGGGCTGAAATGGCGGCTGTTATATTCAAATTCTTAGGATGTGAGGATGCAGAGCCGATACAGAAGCATTTTAACGACTTAGAGGAACACTGGGCGCAGAACTGTATTGAAAGCATATACAGGTTTGACATAGTAAAAGGGTATGGGGATGGAAGCTATCAGCCTAACAGAAACATAACCCGGGCAGAAGCAGTGGTGATGATTAACAAGATGTTGCTTAGAAGACCTATTGATGATATAGAGCAGAAAAAACAGACTTTCCCAGATGTTGCTAAAACCCACTGGGCATTTGCGTAG
- a CDS encoding phospholipase D-like domain-containing protein, with amino-acid sequence MIKVTTQPIYDEFFKMCADAQQNIMLCAPFVKQEIVDNIFSVTADRGLSMQLITNINLQSFHRRTSDIGAIEEFLKNGPVYNCTTLHAKLYIFDNKKCIITSANLTTSGLQKNLECSVQTDDMDLVDSSVSEYNSIIKDDRVGKIL; translated from the coding sequence ATGATTAAAGTTACTACACAGCCGATTTATGATGAATTTTTTAAGATGTGTGCAGATGCCCAGCAAAATATAATGTTATGTGCGCCCTTTGTGAAGCAGGAAATTGTTGATAATATTTTTTCCGTAACAGCAGATAGGGGATTATCAATGCAATTAATCACAAATATAAATTTGCAAAGCTTTCATCGAAGGACATCAGATATTGGTGCAATAGAAGAATTTTTAAAAAACGGCCCAGTTTATAATTGTACAACACTACATGCAAAACTATATATTTTTGATAATAAAAAATGTATTATAACGTCCGCAAACTTAACCACATCAGGTCTTCAAAAAAATCTCGAATGCAGTGTGCAGACAGATGATATGGACTTGGTTGATTCATCGGTATCCGAATATAACTCAATAATCAAAGATGATAGGGTAGGCAAAATTTTATAG
- a CDS encoding copper amine oxidase N-terminal domain-containing protein has product MKKIVLFITVSVIMLMAFTTTPFAQLPLRVVVNGNRVNFPDAEPFIDDNGRTQVPVRFVSEALGAEVGWEGSTKTVTISQGDKEIKIVIGKKDYTINGEKNLMDTEALLKEDRTFVPVRFVSEGLGARVDWDPAVRTVYIDTREKGDSKDDIPKDGGFEEVNGFLVPKDTNIIVVNSSSDIIETSISINILRPNFEQQIGDLVFVIESRFGKDIANEIEKHVRQKKSRWTYLPEKYIYVKETNQYIWISRSEAGDIPIDIMVPGYVPDTSQYDDIVVEWGN; this is encoded by the coding sequence ATGAAAAAAATAGTTTTATTTATTACAGTATCAGTTATTATGTTAATGGCTTTTACAACAACACCCTTTGCTCAATTGCCTCTTCGTGTGGTGGTAAACGGCAATAGGGTGAATTTCCCGGATGCAGAGCCGTTTATAGACGACAACGGCAGGACACAGGTACCGGTGAGGTTTGTAAGTGAAGCATTAGGGGCAGAAGTAGGCTGGGAAGGAAGCACAAAGACGGTTACAATATCCCAGGGAGATAAAGAAATAAAGATAGTAATTGGAAAAAAGGACTATACAATAAACGGTGAAAAGAATCTAATGGATACAGAAGCGTTGCTGAAGGAAGACAGGACCTTTGTACCGGTGAGGTTTGTAAGTGAGGGGTTAGGTGCAAGGGTGGATTGGGACCCGGCTGTAAGGACGGTTTATATTGATACGAGAGAAAAAGGTGACTCTAAGGATGACATACCAAAGGATGGAGGGTTTGAAGAAGTAAATGGATTTTTAGTACCAAAAGATACAAATATAATAGTTGTAAATTCAAGTAGTGACATAATAGAAACAAGTATATCTATAAATATTTTGAGGCCAAATTTTGAACAGCAAATTGGAGATTTGGTGTTTGTAATAGAAAGCAGATTTGGTAAAGATATAGCAAACGAAATAGAAAAACATGTTAGACAAAAGAAAAGCAGATGGACTTATTTGCCTGAAAAATACATTTATGTAAAAGAAACAAATCAGTACATATGGATATCAAGATCAGAAGCTGGAGATATACCAATAGATATTATGGTTCCAGGATATGTACCTGATACAAGCCAATACGATGATATTGTAGTTGAGTGGGGAAATTGA